One window of Enterobacter sp. RHBSTW-00175 genomic DNA carries:
- a CDS encoding O-antigen ligase encodes MIIVKRDKVQFALLQLLFGLCAIAFGCVVVAPNLSAKVLSVAGITALVIFLLDIKNIKKNDAFWLCLILLVIGICDLTWYRMYKVESAAINSYRAYLEAGKICVFGAFSIFVFANKNQLKVGSNKIHMLLIIALQVMIVIYAGYQHLFMDSKRVTLALTGGTDATGAAYTVAFISFYTILVLQHSKTRWKELFILGHFFITFLVLVTTETRAAILVYPIIFFGLLVVKLYKEKHIPWKGVTVFLIALLAGAFMMKDNLVKRYDDLNRDIVAFDKDNSRTSVGARFAMWETGLAASKNNYFWQSTDERNAKIVEEVKRDPSLSGALEHMRGHLHNEIVETLSVKGPSGVILYILFVISLGWYALRKLKSIILCAFLVSLIMFGLSGVMFYSKTTPVAWMLTLIMSVVFLEQNKHRDIIK; translated from the coding sequence ATGATTATTGTAAAACGAGATAAGGTCCAGTTTGCGTTACTGCAATTACTCTTCGGACTGTGTGCTATTGCTTTTGGTTGCGTTGTCGTTGCACCTAATTTGTCGGCAAAAGTTCTGAGTGTGGCGGGAATCACTGCACTGGTCATTTTTTTGCTGGATATCAAAAACATCAAAAAAAATGATGCATTTTGGCTTTGCCTGATCCTGTTGGTCATCGGGATCTGCGATTTGACCTGGTACCGTATGTATAAGGTCGAAAGTGCAGCGATAAACTCATATCGCGCATACCTTGAGGCCGGAAAAATCTGTGTTTTCGGTGCATTTTCGATCTTTGTTTTCGCAAATAAAAATCAGCTGAAGGTTGGCAGCAATAAGATACATATGTTGCTGATCATCGCGTTACAGGTGATGATTGTTATCTACGCGGGCTATCAGCATCTGTTTATGGACAGTAAGAGGGTGACGCTGGCACTTACGGGCGGCACTGATGCAACAGGTGCGGCATATACAGTTGCCTTTATCTCCTTTTATACCATCCTGGTTCTGCAACACAGTAAGACAAGATGGAAAGAGCTTTTCATCCTGGGACACTTTTTCATCACATTCCTGGTTCTGGTCACGACAGAAACACGTGCCGCGATTTTGGTCTATCCGATTATTTTCTTTGGGCTGCTGGTGGTAAAACTCTATAAAGAGAAGCACATTCCGTGGAAAGGTGTAACTGTTTTCCTGATCGCCTTACTGGCCGGTGCGTTTATGATGAAAGACAACCTGGTGAAGCGATATGATGACCTTAACCGCGATATTGTCGCTTTCGATAAAGACAACAGTAGAACATCGGTAGGCGCACGCTTTGCAATGTGGGAGACAGGTCTGGCAGCATCGAAAAATAATTATTTCTGGCAATCCACCGATGAGCGCAACGCGAAGATAGTGGAAGAAGTAAAAAGGGATCCGAGCCTGTCCGGGGCGCTAGAGCACATGCGAGGCCATCTGCATAATGAAATAGTGGAAACGCTCTCAGTTAAAGGACCTTCTGGTGTAATTCTCTATATTCTTTTTGTTATATCACTGGGTTGGTACGCTTTACGCAAATTAAAAAGTATTATTCTTTGTGCCTTCCTGGTGTCATTAATTATGTTCGGTTTAAGCGGTGTAATGTTCTATTCTAAAACCACGCCG